Proteins found in one Mangifera indica cultivar Alphonso chromosome 15, CATAS_Mindica_2.1, whole genome shotgun sequence genomic segment:
- the LOC123197138 gene encoding thioredoxin reductase NTRC: MSSLSLCPPHPPNYLLLNSSSTRRRLNSLPTPILRLRASSVDTDAPSVPGKGVENVVIIGSGPAGYTAAIYAARANLKPVVFEGYQVGGVPGGQLMTTTEVENFPGFPGGITGPDLMERMRRQAERWGAEMYQEDIEYVDVKNSPFTVKSSERKVQCHSLVYATGATAKRLRLPREDEFWSRGISACAICDGASPLFKGQVLAVIGGGDTATEEAIYLTKYARHVHLLVRKDQLRASKAMQDRVFNNPNITVHFNTETVDIVSNTKGQMSGILLRKVDTGEESVLEAKGLFYGIGHSPNSHLLEGQVELDSAGYVVVEEGTAKTSVEGVFAAGDVQDHEWRQAITAAGSGCVAALSVERYLVRSNLLIEFHQPQTEEPKKELTDRDVQEGFDISCTKHKGQYALRKLYHESPRLICVLYTAPTCGPCRTLKPILSKVIDEFDQTVHFVEIDIEEDPEIAEAAGIMGTPCVQFFKSKEMIRSVSGVKMKKEYREFIEANK, translated from the exons ATGTCCTCACTCTCGCTTTGTCCACCTCACCCTCCTAACTATCTCCTCCTCAACTCTTCGTCCACTCGCCGACGTCTCAACTCACTCCCCACACCAATTCTCCGTCTCAGAGCTTCTTCTGTCGACACCGACGCTCCTTCCGTTCCAG GTAAAGGTGTTGAGAATGTGGTAATAATAGGTTCAGGTCCCGCAGGATATACAGCTGCAATATATGCAGCTCGTGCCAATTTAAAGCCTGTAGTGTTTGAGGGATATCAAGTAGGTGGTGTTCCAGGTGGACAGTTGATGACAACCACTGAAGTGGAGAACTTTCCAGGTTTTCCAGGTGGTATAACTGGTCCAGATTTGATGGAAAG GATGCGACGGCAAGCTGAACGCTGGGGTGCAGAAATGTACCAGGAAGACATTGAGTATGTTGACGTTAAGAACAGTCCTTTCACTGTGAAAAGTAGTGAGCGTAAG GTTCAGTGCCACAGCCTCGTTTATGCTACAGGAGCCACAGCAAAAAGGCTCAGGTTGCCTCGTGAGGATGAATTTTGGAGTAGAGGGATAAGTGCTTGTGCGATATGTGATGGAGCATCTCCACTATTTAAGGGGCAAGTTCTTGCTGTCATTGGAGGAGGAGATACAGCAACAGAGGAAGCAATATACTTGACGAAGTATGCTCGTCATGTTCATTTACTCGTACGTAAGGATCAACTAAGGGCATCAAAAGCAATGCAAGATAG AGTGTTCAATAATCCAAATATCACTGTGCACTTCAATACCGAGACTGTTGACATTGTTAGCAATACAAAAGGCCAAATGTCTGGCATCTTACTCAGAAAAGTTGATACTGGTGAAGAATCTGTGCTTGAGGCAAAAGGCTTATTTTATGGTATAGGTCATTCACCAAATAGCCATTTGTTGGAGGGACAAGTTGAACTGGATAGCGCAGGTTATGTAGTTGTTGAGGAGGGTACTGCAAAAACTTCTGTTGAAGGTGTATTTGCAGCTGGAGATGTGCAG GACCATGAATGGAGACAAGCCATAACGGCTGCTGGATCGGGATGTGTTGCTGCTTTGTCTGTTGAGAGGTACCTTGTGAGGAGTAATCTCCTCATTGAGTTTCACCAG CCTCAAACTGAAGAACCTAAGAAGGAACTCACGGACAGAGATGTTCAAGAAGGATTTGACATATCATGTACAAAGCATAAGGGCCAG TATGCTCTTCGAAAATTGTACCATGAAAGTCCAAGGCTTATATGTGTACTCTATACTGCACCAACCTGTGGTCCATGTAGGACATTAAAGCCAATTCTTAGCAAG GTGATAGATGAATTTGATCAGACTGTCCATTTTGTTGAAATTGATATTGAGGAAGATCCAGAGATAGCAGAAGCTGCTGGAATTATGGGTACGCCATGTGTGCAGTTCTTTAAGAGCAAAGAGATGATCAG GTCTGTATCAGGGGTCAAAATGAAGAAAGAGTACAGAGAATTCATTGAAGCaaataaatga